Proteins from one Thermobifida alba genomic window:
- a CDS encoding arginase family protein, with the protein MWQRDMDLVVPLWQGGDDVRVAAGAGVLARLVSATGSRMHMAVLDGRRGAVDGVRNLELVAQAVRQVRTRMARRDPARVLTLGGDCTCDLAVVEHLARRHPGMVVYWVDAHADLNTPASSPSGLAHGMALRLLLGEGHPALLGRTRLVPSQVTLVGARVADPGEVEFVRAARIGVVDTTRLTADARSVVAGRLPGTPAYIHLDLDVCDPQEFPAVSCPVPVGPRVAAVAAALAAIAAHHDVVGVGVCEYTPAVAHDEGVLRSLLGALGLVEAKAAAS; encoded by the coding sequence ATGTGGCAGCGTGACATGGACCTTGTGGTGCCCCTGTGGCAGGGCGGCGACGACGTGCGCGTCGCGGCCGGGGCGGGTGTGCTGGCACGGCTGGTGTCGGCCACGGGGTCCCGGATGCACATGGCCGTGTTGGACGGTCGGCGCGGTGCCGTCGACGGTGTGCGCAACCTGGAGCTGGTGGCCCAGGCGGTGCGGCAGGTGCGCACGCGCATGGCCAGACGCGACCCGGCGCGGGTGCTGACCCTGGGCGGGGACTGCACCTGCGACCTGGCGGTCGTGGAGCACCTGGCCCGCCGCCACCCGGGCATGGTCGTGTACTGGGTGGACGCGCACGCCGACCTGAACACCCCGGCCTCCTCCCCCAGCGGGCTGGCGCACGGCATGGCGCTGCGGCTGCTGCTGGGCGAGGGGCACCCGGCGCTGCTCGGCCGGACCCGTCTGGTGCCGTCGCAGGTGACGCTGGTGGGGGCACGGGTGGCCGATCCGGGCGAGGTGGAGTTCGTGCGTGCCGCGCGGATCGGCGTGGTCGACACCACGCGGTTGACCGCGGACGCGCGGTCGGTGGTGGCGGGGCGGCTGCCGGGCACTCCGGCCTATATCCATCTGGACCTGGACGTGTGTGATCCGCAGGAGTTTCCCGCGGTGTCGTGTCCGGTGCCGGTGGGGCCGCGGGTGGCGGCGGTGGCGGCGGCGCTGGCCGCGATCGCGGCCCACCACGACGTGGTGGGTGTGGGGGTGTGCGAGTACACGCCCGCGGTCGCCCACGATGAGGGGGTGCTGCGGTCGCTGCTGGGCGCGCTGGGGCTGGTCGAGGCAAAGGCGGCCGCCTCCTGA
- a CDS encoding MarR family winged helix-turn-helix transcriptional regulator, producing MGSDAEERQDAIDVIVEQWRRERPDLDLSAMGVFGRVAQLARVLERETDRVFERHGLRRGEFDVLAALRRCGPPYTLIPSELSAALMMSRAGMTNRLDRLEAAGLVERSLDPADRRSFRVALTAGGLRLVDDALTEHAATLERLAACLTEEEARTLARLLRVVLTTHA from the coding sequence GTGGGCAGTGATGCGGAGGAGCGGCAGGACGCGATCGACGTGATCGTCGAGCAGTGGCGGCGGGAGCGCCCCGACCTGGATCTGTCGGCCATGGGGGTCTTCGGGCGGGTGGCACAGCTGGCGCGGGTCCTGGAGCGGGAGACCGACCGGGTGTTCGAGCGTCACGGGTTGCGCCGGGGCGAGTTCGACGTCCTGGCCGCGCTGCGCCGCTGCGGTCCGCCCTACACGCTGATCCCCTCGGAGCTTTCGGCGGCGTTGATGATGTCGCGGGCGGGCATGACCAACCGGTTGGACCGGCTGGAGGCGGCCGGGCTGGTCGAGCGCAGTCTCGATCCCGCGGACCGGCGGAGTTTCCGGGTCGCGTTGACGGCCGGGGGGCTCCGGCTCGTCGACGATGCGCTCACCGAGCACGCGGCCACCCTGGAGCGGCTGGCCGCGTGCCTGACGGAGGAGGAGGCCCGGACGCTGGCCCGGCTGCTGCGCGTGGTGCTGACCACCCACGCCTGA
- a CDS encoding amidohydrolase family protein encodes MRTLIRGVRVFDGTTTTERADVLIDGDRIAAPDNTPVDTEIDGTGKTLLPGLIDAHTHVFDGDLAQALTFGVTTELDMFCLPANLTRQRRAADRDDAADLRSAATLATAPGGHPSQIMTSPEMRTRDFGDAAGPFDTVRGPQQAEAFVQARLAEGADYLKIVIDSGTASGAPLPVLTLQTATALVEAAHAAGLRVIAHAVTVDDTLTYFEALTGTGEDRELLRDERIRSRLPAHLRSAADRDTDAIPVHAHGAPNAVHAARTLHDAGVRLLADTDANPFAPLHGAGLHRELLLTLAGLTPAQALAAATSTPADCFGLSDRGRIAPGLRADLLLVDGDPTRDITATRAIADVWRRGVRQPRRD; translated from the coding sequence GTGCGTACCCTCATCCGCGGCGTCCGCGTCTTCGACGGCACAACCACCACCGAACGCGCCGACGTCCTCATCGACGGCGACCGCATCGCCGCCCCCGACAACACCCCCGTCGACACCGAGATCGACGGCACCGGCAAGACCCTGCTGCCGGGACTCATCGACGCCCACACCCACGTCTTCGACGGCGACCTCGCCCAAGCCCTCACCTTCGGTGTGACCACCGAACTCGACATGTTCTGCCTGCCCGCCAACCTGACCCGGCAACGGCGCGCCGCCGACCGCGACGACGCCGCCGACCTGCGCAGCGCCGCCACCCTGGCCACCGCCCCCGGCGGCCACCCCAGCCAGATCATGACCTCCCCCGAGATGCGCACCCGCGACTTCGGCGACGCGGCCGGCCCCTTCGACACGGTGCGCGGACCGCAACAGGCCGAGGCGTTCGTCCAGGCACGACTCGCCGAAGGCGCCGACTACCTCAAGATCGTCATCGACAGCGGAACAGCCTCCGGCGCCCCGCTGCCCGTCCTGACCCTCCAGACGGCCACCGCCCTCGTCGAGGCCGCGCACGCCGCCGGACTGCGCGTCATCGCCCACGCCGTCACCGTCGACGACACCCTCACCTACTTCGAGGCGCTCACCGGCACCGGCGAGGACCGGGAACTGCTGCGCGACGAACGCATCCGCTCCCGCCTGCCCGCCCACCTCCGCTCCGCCGCCGACCGCGACACCGACGCCATCCCGGTCCACGCCCACGGCGCCCCCAACGCCGTGCACGCCGCCCGTACCCTCCACGACGCGGGCGTGCGCCTGCTCGCCGACACCGACGCCAACCCGTTCGCCCCCCTGCACGGCGCCGGCCTGCACCGCGAACTGCTGCTGACCCTGGCCGGCCTCACCCCCGCCCAGGCCCTCGCCGCGGCCACCAGCACCCCGGCCGACTGCTTCGGCCTGTCCGACCGCGGCCGCATCGCCCCGGGACTCCGCGCCGACCTGCTGCTGGTCGACGGCGACCCCACCCGCGACATCACCGCCACCCGGGCGATCGCCGACGTCTGGCGGCGCGGCGTACGCCAACCCCGACGGGACTAG
- a CDS encoding enoyl-CoA hydratase-related protein, whose amino-acid sequence MPTLDRHGDVFVLHIGDTENRFHPDWIAAVNTALDEVENTEGPRALVTAATGKFFSNGLDLEWLMAHPEQRRDYVLSVHRLFARVLSLPLVTVAALQGHTFAAGAMLSLAHDFRVMRADRGFWCLPEADIHIPFTPGMSALIQARLTPQTAHEAMVTARRYGGRDAQAAGIVDHAVAEDAVRTTAVDLAAAATTKAGPTVGTIKARMYGPVLDALADTDIPLTLS is encoded by the coding sequence ATGCCCACCCTCGACCGCCACGGCGACGTCTTCGTCCTGCACATCGGAGACACCGAGAACCGCTTCCACCCCGACTGGATCGCCGCGGTCAACACCGCACTGGACGAGGTGGAGAACACCGAGGGGCCACGCGCCCTGGTGACCGCCGCCACCGGCAAGTTCTTCTCCAACGGCCTGGACCTGGAATGGCTCATGGCCCACCCCGAACAGCGCCGCGACTACGTCCTCAGCGTCCACCGCCTCTTCGCACGCGTCCTGAGCCTGCCCCTGGTCACCGTCGCCGCCCTGCAGGGCCACACCTTCGCCGCCGGAGCCATGCTCTCCCTGGCCCACGACTTCCGCGTGATGCGCGCCGACCGGGGCTTTTGGTGCCTGCCCGAAGCCGACATCCACATCCCCTTCACCCCCGGCATGTCCGCGCTCATCCAGGCCCGCCTGACCCCGCAGACCGCCCACGAGGCCATGGTCACCGCCCGCCGCTACGGCGGCCGCGACGCCCAGGCCGCGGGCATCGTCGACCACGCGGTCGCCGAGGACGCCGTGCGCACCACCGCCGTCGACCTCGCCGCCGCGGCGACCACCAAGGCCGGACCCACCGTCGGCACCATCAAGGCCCGCATGTACGGCCCCGTCCTGGACGCGCTCGCCGACACCGACATCCCGCTCACGCTCAGCTGA
- a CDS encoding acyltransferase domain-containing protein yields the protein MNLPSIAQDLGLVPDAAPTLATLAEFPSPPPVPLPSPDAAGDLLEACAFHDDDRADLLDLWPDADWPEAARWLLDASYARIIADVGRPGWVDWPDLTSADDPRVRCAPIYAFLAAVPLLREGHRGRGVPDDVTAATIADLGRHVAKTRRMYGRVGLDLPIWIALHYRGSLYEVGRLQYETAYLEDGDFPDVAELQSGQLVARLHIPAAGPLLPEAVDASLARAGEVLRAVTGQRVSVATCTSWLLDPQLREYLPPTSNILAFQDRFTITDHGNPGDADMFRFVFECPEVAPDRVQATTRLQRGVLDLMKRGGSWRARTGWMRLP from the coding sequence ATGAACCTCCCTTCCATCGCCCAGGACCTGGGTCTTGTCCCCGATGCGGCCCCCACTCTGGCCACCCTCGCCGAGTTCCCCTCGCCGCCCCCCGTCCCGCTGCCCTCGCCCGACGCCGCGGGCGACCTGCTGGAGGCGTGCGCGTTCCACGACGACGACCGCGCCGACCTGCTGGACCTGTGGCCCGACGCGGACTGGCCCGAGGCCGCCCGGTGGCTGCTGGACGCCTCCTACGCCCGGATCATCGCGGACGTGGGCCGTCCCGGCTGGGTGGACTGGCCCGACCTGACCTCGGCTGACGACCCTCGCGTGCGCTGTGCGCCCATCTACGCGTTCCTGGCCGCCGTCCCCCTGCTGCGCGAGGGCCACCGCGGGCGCGGTGTCCCCGACGACGTCACCGCGGCCACCATCGCCGACCTGGGCCGCCACGTCGCCAAGACCCGCCGCATGTACGGCCGGGTGGGCCTGGACCTGCCCATCTGGATCGCCCTGCACTACCGGGGGTCGCTGTACGAGGTGGGACGCCTGCAGTACGAGACGGCCTACCTGGAGGACGGCGACTTCCCCGACGTGGCCGAACTGCAGAGCGGACAGCTGGTGGCGCGTCTGCACATCCCCGCGGCCGGTCCGCTGCTGCCCGAGGCCGTGGACGCCTCCCTGGCCCGCGCCGGGGAGGTGCTGCGCGCCGTCACCGGGCAGCGGGTGAGCGTGGCCACCTGCACCTCCTGGCTGCTGGACCCCCAGCTCCGCGAGTACCTGCCGCCCACCTCCAACATCCTCGCCTTCCAGGACCGCTTCACCATCACCGACCACGGCAACCCCGGCGACGCCGACATGTTCCGGTTCGTCTTCGAGTGCCCCGAGGTGGCGCCGGACCGGGTCCAGGCCACCACCCGTCTGCAGCGCGGCGTGCTGGACCTGATGAAGCGGGGCGGCTCCTGGCGGGCGCGCACCGGGTGGATGCGCCTGCCCTGA
- a CDS encoding AMP-binding protein translates to MADPEQQVRDWLTAYTAPTASVAHLLCDRHDPTRTAVTEVLPDLSATTLTYGDLSRRAADLAAVLAEHGVGVGDRVATLLPLGTDLTVSAVAAWRLGAVLVPLPPVLAASAVDQRLRQVAASAVVAPAEQSGKLAADAPWTVLDPDQPPAEKAPDPVAVGPDAPLLISHTPGVSGPPRQITVPVRALTAFHIHHHYGLGVRDDDLYWCFSEPGDPHGLYYGLVSPLLAGHACLHLRAGFDPELTLDVLETFGVTRLAAAPTVYRALRSATKTLPPGIMVQGLASNGDALRADLTDWALGTFGVGISDHYGHAESGIVAVNDGQGGPLEALPGFRLAVLDPLSDTPADVGVPGRVAVDTVDSPAWWFDGYPDDPLAAARRFSPDGRWYLTGDTGTADESGAIHLTRHDGEVIITSGYRIGPYDVESVLLEHDAVDEVAVYGLPDPERGALVAANVVLAPGVSPGEELAEELKRLVAERFAETAVPQRLTFVPHLPKTASGKLRRNRLRASAA, encoded by the coding sequence ATGGCCGACCCCGAGCAGCAGGTCCGCGACTGGCTCACCGCCTACACCGCACCCACCGCGAGCGTGGCCCACCTGCTGTGCGATCGGCACGACCCGACCCGCACGGCCGTCACCGAGGTGCTGCCCGACCTGTCTGCCACCACCCTGACCTACGGCGACCTGTCGCGCCGTGCCGCGGATCTGGCCGCTGTCCTGGCCGAGCACGGCGTAGGGGTCGGCGACCGGGTGGCCACCCTGCTTCCGCTGGGCACCGACCTGACCGTCAGCGCCGTGGCCGCCTGGCGCCTGGGCGCGGTCCTGGTCCCGCTGCCGCCCGTCCTGGCCGCCTCGGCCGTGGACCAGCGGCTGCGCCAGGTGGCCGCCTCGGCCGTGGTCGCTCCCGCCGAGCAGAGCGGCAAGCTCGCCGCCGACGCCCCCTGGACGGTGCTCGACCCCGACCAGCCCCCGGCCGAGAAGGCCCCCGACCCCGTGGCGGTGGGCCCCGACGCGCCCCTGCTCATCAGCCACACCCCCGGCGTGTCCGGCCCCCCGCGCCAGATCACTGTCCCGGTCCGGGCCCTGACCGCCTTCCACATCCACCACCACTACGGGCTGGGAGTGCGCGACGACGACCTGTACTGGTGCTTCAGCGAACCCGGCGACCCCCACGGCCTGTACTACGGGCTGGTCTCCCCGCTGCTGGCCGGACACGCCTGCCTGCACCTGCGCGCCGGCTTCGACCCGGAGCTGACCCTGGACGTGCTGGAGACGTTCGGGGTGACCCGCCTGGCCGCCGCCCCCACCGTCTACCGTGCGCTGCGCAGCGCCACCAAGACCCTGCCGCCCGGGATCATGGTGCAGGGCCTGGCCAGCAACGGCGACGCGCTGCGCGCCGACCTCACCGACTGGGCGCTGGGCACCTTCGGCGTGGGCATCAGCGACCACTACGGGCACGCCGAGTCCGGGATCGTGGCCGTCAACGACGGGCAGGGCGGCCCGCTGGAAGCCCTGCCCGGATTCCGGCTGGCGGTGCTGGACCCGCTCAGCGACACCCCCGCCGACGTCGGCGTGCCCGGCCGGGTGGCGGTCGACACCGTCGACAGCCCCGCCTGGTGGTTCGACGGCTACCCGGACGACCCGCTGGCCGCGGCGCGCCGCTTCAGCCCCGACGGCCGCTGGTACCTGACCGGGGACACCGGCACCGCGGACGAGTCCGGCGCCATCCACCTGACCCGCCACGACGGCGAGGTGATCATCACCTCCGGCTACCGGATCGGCCCCTACGACGTGGAGTCGGTGCTGCTGGAGCACGACGCGGTCGACGAGGTGGCCGTCTACGGGCTGCCCGACCCGGAGCGGGGCGCGCTGGTGGCGGCCAACGTGGTGCTGGCCCCCGGCGTCTCCCCCGGTGAGGAACTCGCCGAGGAACTCAAACGCCTGGTCGCCGAACGCTTCGCCGAGACCGCCGTGCCGCAGCGGCTGACGTTCGTGCCGCACCTGCCCAAGACCGCCAGCGGCAAGCTGCGCCGCAACCGGCTGCGCGCCAGCGCCGCCTGA
- a CDS encoding 4a-hydroxytetrahydrobiopterin dehydratase — MVDTTNETALEAALNRLPAWRREGQAITRTVTVPSFTDGIDLVGRVARAAEEANHHPDIDIRYTTITFTLTSHDVGHLTERDLKLAARIDTLVEQG, encoded by the coding sequence ATGGTCGACACCACCAACGAGACCGCGCTGGAGGCGGCGCTGAACCGACTGCCCGCCTGGCGCCGCGAGGGGCAGGCCATCACCCGCACCGTCACGGTGCCGAGCTTCACCGACGGCATCGACCTGGTGGGGCGGGTCGCCCGAGCCGCCGAGGAGGCCAACCACCATCCCGACATCGACATCCGCTACACCACCATCACCTTCACCCTGACCAGCCACGACGTGGGGCATCTGACCGAACGCGACCTGAAGTTGGCCGCGCGCATCGACACGCTCGTCGAACAGGGCTGA
- the chrA gene encoding chromate efflux transporter, with protein sequence MAGEDSPQDAFDRAEHPSRLREVAWLFLKLGTVAFGGPAAHTAMMRHEVVRRRGWISDQRFVDLMSATNLIPGPNSTELAIHLGYERARWRGLVVAGVCFIVPAALMVTALAWAYVRYGDTPALAGLLYGVVPVVVAVIVHALGGLARTVVKNVWLGAVAAAALAAYLLGVNELVVLGAGAVVSALSHLTAALPGRGRAHGLAGVPLLAAAQPVFTDPTASQLAQLFTTLLKIGAVLYGSGYVLVAFVRGDFVQRLGWISEQQLLDAVAIGQLTPGPVFTTATFVGYLVAGPLGALVGTVAIFTPSFVFVGLLTRITDRLRATAWTSAVLDGVNAVSLALMAGVSLQLARTAIVDWPTLAVFGCALLLLWRSRLNSAWLIAGGAAVGLLRLLLG encoded by the coding sequence GTGGCAGGGGAGGACAGCCCCCAGGACGCGTTCGACCGCGCCGAACACCCGTCCCGGCTGCGGGAGGTGGCGTGGCTGTTCCTCAAACTGGGCACGGTCGCCTTCGGCGGGCCCGCCGCGCACACCGCGATGATGCGCCACGAAGTGGTGCGCCGCCGCGGCTGGATCAGCGACCAGCGGTTCGTCGACCTGATGAGCGCCACCAACCTGATCCCCGGCCCCAACTCCACCGAACTGGCCATCCACCTGGGCTATGAGCGGGCCCGCTGGCGCGGCCTGGTCGTGGCCGGGGTGTGCTTCATCGTCCCGGCCGCGCTCATGGTGACCGCGCTGGCCTGGGCCTACGTCCGCTACGGCGACACCCCGGCCCTGGCCGGCCTGCTGTACGGGGTGGTGCCGGTGGTGGTGGCGGTCATCGTCCACGCCCTGGGCGGCCTGGCGCGCACGGTGGTGAAGAACGTGTGGCTGGGCGCCGTGGCCGCCGCGGCGCTGGCCGCCTACCTGCTGGGCGTCAACGAACTGGTGGTGCTGGGCGCCGGTGCGGTCGTCTCCGCCCTGTCCCACCTGACGGCCGCGCTCCCGGGCCGCGGACGCGCCCACGGCCTGGCGGGCGTCCCCCTGCTGGCCGCGGCCCAGCCGGTCTTCACCGACCCCACCGCCTCCCAGCTCGCGCAGCTGTTCACCACCCTGCTCAAGATCGGCGCGGTGCTCTACGGCAGCGGATACGTGCTGGTGGCGTTCGTGCGCGGCGACTTCGTGCAGCGGCTCGGCTGGATCAGCGAACAGCAGCTCCTCGACGCCGTCGCCATCGGACAGCTCACCCCCGGACCGGTGTTCACCACCGCCACCTTCGTCGGCTACCTGGTGGCCGGACCGCTGGGCGCGCTCGTCGGCACCGTCGCGATCTTCACCCCGTCGTTCGTGTTCGTCGGCCTGCTCACCCGCATCACCGACCGGCTGCGCGCCACCGCCTGGACCTCCGCCGTGCTGGACGGGGTCAACGCGGTGTCGCTGGCGCTGATGGCCGGGGTGTCGCTGCAGTTGGCCCGTACCGCGATCGTGGACTGGCCCACCCTGGCCGTCTTCGGCTGCGCTCTGCTGCTGCTGTGGCGCAGTCGCCTCAACAGCGCCTGGCTCATCGCCGGCGGGGCCGCCGTGGGCCTGCTCCGCCTCCTGCTCGGGTGA
- a CDS encoding SpoIIE family protein phosphatase, translating to MNSAFVQEEGEPLHSDHHRDTAPAVPDPDLPHKVMAGLNVGVYLTNDREQIIAVNPRGEELLGRSASAVIGHNAHDLLHRGAGGVLLPRAQCRLMRAFLQGQTTYGGNKWFLRGDGTLLPVVWLTSPYRIDEETTGAAVLFHSRDPYDDDSVVAELAPTDHVTELAVLADSLSLLAEAASALTSTLQVREALWRLVRLVTPRLADWAVVDLVNEAGEVDRAFVVHHEDGRHVRLEELQGPMPPIPETSVMPLSRVLRGAPSTRLGPQDYRRPPDAGMAVAQRELFARTRMHSAVAAPLRGPRGSVLGALTLGRADQLHDFDSTELALVDDLARQAGLALDNARLYERQQRVAETMQRYLLPPLPRTTSLQMAVRYRPAPHASHVGGDWYDAFELPDGTLALVVGDVVGHDLQAAAHMAQLRNMLRALAWDRDEPPSGIVERLDQALGPISEASMATVVFARLEGPGAEGRLLRWTNAGHPPPLLVLGDGRTRFLEEGHGLLLGTDTGLPRTDATAELPVSSTVVFYTDGLIESPRHSVDAGMARLRRHAAALARHGVDDFCDRLIERVRPDDNDDDVAVIVLRIPAPGTPPR from the coding sequence GTGAACAGCGCGTTCGTCCAGGAAGAAGGCGAACCCTTGCACAGCGACCACCACCGGGACACCGCACCCGCCGTCCCCGATCCGGACCTGCCGCACAAGGTGATGGCCGGGCTCAACGTCGGGGTGTACCTGACCAACGACCGCGAGCAGATCATCGCGGTCAATCCCCGCGGTGAGGAGCTGCTCGGCCGGTCCGCCTCCGCCGTGATCGGACACAACGCCCACGACCTGCTGCACCGGGGGGCCGGAGGGGTGCTGCTGCCGCGCGCGCAGTGCCGGCTGATGCGGGCCTTCCTGCAGGGGCAGACCACCTACGGCGGCAACAAGTGGTTCCTGCGGGGGGACGGCACCCTGCTGCCCGTGGTCTGGCTGACCTCGCCCTACCGCATCGACGAGGAGACCACCGGTGCGGCGGTGCTGTTCCACTCCCGCGACCCCTACGACGACGACAGCGTGGTCGCCGAGCTGGCCCCCACCGACCACGTGACCGAGCTGGCCGTCCTGGCCGACAGCCTGTCCCTGCTGGCCGAGGCCGCCTCGGCGCTGACCTCCACCCTGCAGGTCAGGGAGGCGCTGTGGCGGCTGGTGCGGCTGGTCACCCCCCGCCTGGCCGACTGGGCCGTGGTCGACCTGGTCAACGAGGCCGGGGAGGTGGACCGGGCGTTCGTGGTCCACCACGAGGACGGTCGACACGTCCGCCTGGAGGAGTTGCAGGGGCCGATGCCGCCCATCCCCGAGACCTCGGTCATGCCGCTGTCGCGGGTGCTGCGGGGGGCGCCCTCCACCCGGCTGGGCCCGCAGGACTACCGGCGTCCCCCGGACGCGGGCATGGCGGTGGCCCAACGGGAGCTGTTCGCACGCACCCGCATGCACTCGGCGGTCGCCGCGCCGCTGCGCGGCCCGCGCGGCTCCGTTCTGGGGGCCCTCACCCTGGGCCGCGCCGACCAGCTCCACGACTTCGACAGCACCGAACTGGCGCTGGTGGACGACCTGGCCCGCCAGGCTGGACTCGCCCTGGACAACGCGCGGCTGTACGAACGCCAGCAGCGGGTCGCCGAGACGATGCAGCGCTACCTGCTGCCGCCGCTGCCCAGGACCACCTCCCTGCAGATGGCCGTGCGCTACCGTCCCGCACCGCACGCCTCCCACGTGGGCGGTGACTGGTACGACGCCTTCGAACTGCCCGACGGCACCCTGGCCCTGGTGGTCGGGGACGTGGTCGGCCACGACCTGCAGGCCGCCGCGCACATGGCGCAGCTCCGCAACATGCTGCGCGCCCTGGCCTGGGACCGCGACGAGCCGCCCAGCGGCATCGTCGAACGCCTCGACCAGGCCCTGGGGCCCATCAGCGAGGCCTCCATGGCCACCGTGGTCTTCGCCCGCCTGGAGGGACCCGGGGCCGAAGGGCGGCTGCTGCGGTGGACCAACGCGGGCCATCCGCCGCCCCTGCTGGTCCTCGGGGACGGGCGGACCCGGTTCCTGGAGGAGGGGCACGGGCTGCTGCTGGGCACCGACACGGGCCTGCCGCGTACCGACGCCACCGCTGAGCTGCCCGTGTCCAGCACGGTGGTGTTCTACACCGACGGGCTGATCGAGTCGCCCCGCCACAGCGTGGACGCGGGCATGGCCCGGCTGCGGCGGCACGCCGCCGCGCTGGCCCGCCACGGTGTCGACGACTTCTGCGACCGGCTCATCGAACGGGTCCGCCCCGACGACAACGACGACGACGTCGCCGTGATCGTGCTGCGCATCCCCGCCCCCGGCACACCGCCGCGGTGA
- a CDS encoding tyrosine-type recombinase/integrase, producing MTTPHPHGPLVPVDDHSVARADEELSPTAAARIADSWTPNTRAAYSRDWAAFQEWCAARERSALPASAATLATYVDALTHAVPPPAPATVDRVLGTIQSHHTALGLPLDTKPARMVLRAYRRERAQAGHVPRRAPALTVEQLRAMVEATGDDLAGLRDRTLCLLGFAMMARRSELAALDIADVQLLAEGLQVRVRTSKTDRDSAGAAVAVPYGSLARTCPVRTTLAWIDALAEIGITSGPLLRAVDRYGRPAGSPGATIRGSGRMSGAGINHIVKTLARRAGIDAPITAHSLRAGAATAAAAARVPRAHIARQGRWSPNSSVVDTYIRPADAWNDNPMRHVGL from the coding sequence TTGACCACCCCCCACCCCCACGGCCCGCTCGTCCCCGTCGACGACCACTCCGTCGCCCGCGCCGACGAGGAGCTGAGCCCGACCGCGGCCGCGCGCATCGCCGACAGCTGGACCCCCAACACCCGTGCCGCCTACAGCCGCGACTGGGCCGCCTTCCAGGAGTGGTGCGCCGCCCGGGAGCGCAGCGCCCTGCCCGCCTCCGCCGCCACCCTCGCCACCTACGTCGACGCCCTCACTCACGCCGTTCCGCCGCCCGCCCCCGCCACCGTCGACCGTGTCCTGGGCACCATCCAGTCCCACCACACCGCCCTGGGCCTGCCCCTGGACACCAAACCCGCCCGCATGGTGCTGCGCGCCTACCGCCGGGAACGCGCCCAGGCCGGGCATGTTCCGCGGCGCGCCCCCGCCCTGACCGTGGAGCAGCTGCGCGCCATGGTGGAGGCCACCGGCGACGACCTGGCGGGCCTGCGCGACCGCACCCTGTGCCTGCTCGGGTTCGCGATGATGGCCCGCCGCAGCGAACTGGCCGCCCTCGACATCGCCGACGTGCAGCTCCTCGCCGAGGGCCTGCAGGTGCGGGTGCGCACCTCCAAGACCGACCGCGACTCGGCCGGGGCCGCCGTCGCCGTCCCCTACGGGTCGCTGGCCCGCACCTGCCCGGTGCGCACCACGCTGGCCTGGATCGACGCGCTCGCCGAGATCGGCATCACCTCCGGTCCGCTGCTGCGCGCCGTGGACCGGTACGGGCGGCCCGCCGGAAGCCCCGGCGCCACCATCCGCGGCTCCGGGCGCATGAGCGGCGCCGGCATCAACCACATCGTCAAGACGCTGGCCCGCCGCGCCGGGATCGACGCTCCGATCACCGCCCACTCCCTGCGCGCGGGCGCGGCCACCGCCGCCGCGGCGGCCCGGGTGCCCCGTGCCCACATCGCCCGCCAGGGACGCTGGTCGCCGAACTCCTCCGTGGTCGACACCTACATCCGCCCCGCCGACGCGTGGAATGACAACCCGATGCGCCACGTTGGACTGTAG
- a CDS encoding tyrosine-type recombinase/integrase yields MGTIHRLDTATTVPTIAEAAEAFLAGTGNPNTARAYRSALVALADRFGAHRPLPVLDGEQIPDRVADWFAATWGTAAPATFNARLGALASAAARWRDQGWLSGDPLVRIRRLPRTPDHTRALDRAEVERLLTREGAALRERTLWQLLYESAARAEEVLALDVEELDLRNRRAKVRRKGGAADVITWRTATARLLPRLLVGRSSGPVFPTDRRARVELPAKDIDAGSGRARLSHRRAAELFSTAAGGATQHQLRHPPHPRD; encoded by the coding sequence ATGGGCACGATCCACCGGCTCGACACCGCTACCACGGTCCCCACCATTGCCGAGGCGGCCGAAGCGTTCCTCGCTGGTACAGGTAATCCCAACACCGCTCGCGCCTACCGCAGCGCACTGGTTGCGCTCGCAGACCGGTTCGGTGCCCACCGTCCGCTGCCAGTACTGGATGGCGAGCAGATCCCGGACCGTGTGGCCGACTGGTTCGCCGCGACTTGGGGCACGGCGGCGCCTGCGACGTTCAACGCCCGCTTGGGCGCGCTGGCCTCGGCCGCGGCCCGGTGGCGTGACCAAGGGTGGCTGTCCGGTGACCCACTGGTGCGCATCCGCCGCCTGCCCCGCACCCCCGACCACACTCGGGCTCTGGACCGCGCCGAGGTCGAGCGCCTGCTCACCCGGGAAGGGGCCGCCCTGCGCGAGCGCACCCTGTGGCAGCTGCTGTACGAATCAGCGGCGCGCGCCGAGGAGGTGCTCGCCCTGGACGTCGAGGAACTGGACCTGCGCAACCGCCGGGCGAAGGTGCGACGTAAGGGCGGTGCGGCCGACGTCATCACCTGGCGTACCGCCACCGCGCGGCTACTGCCCCGGCTGCTGGTCGGCCGCTCCTCCGGCCCGGTGTTCCCCACCGACCGGCGCGCCCGGGTCGAGCTACCTGCCAAGGACATCGACGCCGGCTCAGGGCGGGCCCGGCTGTCCCACCGGAGGGCCGCCGAGCTGTTCAGCACGGCTGCCGGCGGGGCGACGCAGCACCAGCTGCGGCACCCTCCTCACCCACGCGACTGA